A window of Blautia argi genomic DNA:
GATGCCAAACGTGCGGCAATGATTCATTTCCTGTTTAATATTATAGGAACCATAATTATTGCGGTGATTCTTCTTTTGGGAGAACGCTGGATTGAAGCTGGTATTTTGACAATTTCCAACCATGACATTGGACGAAGTGTGGCAAATGCCCACACCTTCTTTAAGGTCTTCCAGGTTCTGGTTCTTTTCCCGTTTGCACAGTGGATTGTAAAACTGACATATCTTCTGGTTCCGGACAGGAAAAACGAAAAGCAGGAAGAAGGGTTTCATCTGGAGTACATAGGACCCTCCAGTGTATTTTCACCCAGCACGGCTGTGGTAGAGGTGACAAAGGAGCTGGAACGTATGGGAAATATGGCGGCAGAGAATTTAAGCTGCGCTATGGACGCCCTGCTTTCTCCAGAAGAAAAGAAGCTTCAAAGCGTGTATGAAACAGAAAAGAATATCAATTACATGAATCATGCAATTACGGACTATCTGGTATCCATCAGCCAGAGTACCCTTCCTATTGATGACATTAAAAGTATTGGTGGTCTGTTTCATGTGGTAAATGATATTGAGCGAATCGGAGATCATGCAGAAAATGTGGCGGATGCAGCCAGAACCAGAGAGGAGCGAAATATTCCTTTCAGCCCGCAGGCGCAGGAGGAGATGAAGGGAATGCTGGAACAGGTGCTTCAGATTACCTCCTATGCTATGGACATGTTTTCCAATAATAACCGGGAGCATCTTCAGGAAATTCTGGAGCTGGAAAATTCCATTGACCAGATGGAACGGGATTTGCAGAAAGCGCACGTAAAACGCCTTACCAGAAAAGAATGTACACCTGATGCCGGAATGTTGTTTTCTGATTTGATTTCCGGTCTGGAGAGAGTGGCAGATCATGCGACCAATATTGCCTTCTCCATTTTAGATGAGGAACCGGAAGAAAAAAACGTATAATATACAAAAGATAAGCCTGAGGGAAACTGCCCTTGGGCTTTTTTGCAGCTTCGCGAGGATTGCACTGCGGCGGAATGGAATGATGTCGCTGATGCGACCAGTCACAGACAGAGGATCCCGCAGGAGGGATTTTTTGTTATAGGAAAATTTGAGAAAAGGAGAAAGGGTATATTATGCGGAAAATGGGAAAACGCTGCATCAGGGGACTTTTTACAACAGGTCTTCTGGCAGCAGGAATTTTT
This region includes:
- a CDS encoding Na/Pi cotransporter family protein, yielding MNIENVLSLIGGLGLFLYGMTVMGDSIEKAAGAKMRSFLAFFTKNRFVGMLFGMLFCAIVQSSSATTVMVVSFVNAGLMNLVQATGIIMGANIGTTITSQLVAFNLSEAAPIFLMLGVLVTMFCKNTKVKQTGEAILGFGVLFMGLSLMSGSMAGMKESPVIVNLLAGLDNPFLGIFVGFVVTAIIQSSSVTVSIVLLMAQQGLLPLWICFYIILGCNIGSCTTALLASISGNKDAKRAAMIHFLFNIIGTIIIAVILLLGERWIEAGILTISNHDIGRSVANAHTFFKVFQVLVLFPFAQWIVKLTYLLVPDRKNEKQEEGFHLEYIGPSSVFSPSTAVVEVTKELERMGNMAAENLSCAMDALLSPEEKKLQSVYETEKNINYMNHAITDYLVSISQSTLPIDDIKSIGGLFHVVNDIERIGDHAENVADAARTREERNIPFSPQAQEEMKGMLEQVLQITSYAMDMFSNNNREHLQEILELENSIDQMERDLQKAHVKRLTRKECTPDAGMLFSDLISGLERVADHATNIAFSILDEEPEEKNV